One part of the Bdellovibrionota bacterium genome encodes these proteins:
- a CDS encoding serine/threonine-protein kinase, with the protein MEPIRFGFYLLVRKIASGERAELFEAKRLGPARERNLVVKRFRAKVPKQSDLVHNFIRRARLARNLQHPNIARLHDFGEVEGSYFTATEYVIGVDFSHLLRRQVEHSDKLMAQLSVYIVQEVLATLTYAHGWVDVEGEHTPILHQGIKPSNVLVTMDGKIKVTDYGLSRVFLDAPSLGSANLPKGDSFFVSPEQLKGGVIDRRSDLFSLGALLLYLLSQRFITETTTREEFLDLLLLEDFFEALNFREDKAQLLRDTVIRSLRVNRNERFQTATEFLKALEPIVPAEVHPQLAAQLSTHVQRVLGIRSHETETLLWDEELLTEPEGMSETAPGPSPKRWTARWRAPMAFIGIILVTAGYLAARRLSRSENVSGRQNAKMDLKV; encoded by the coding sequence GTGGAACCGATCCGGTTTGGCTTTTATTTGTTGGTTCGGAAGATTGCGTCCGGGGAACGTGCCGAGCTCTTTGAGGCCAAACGGCTCGGTCCCGCACGCGAACGAAATCTGGTCGTCAAAAGATTCCGGGCGAAAGTACCGAAACAGAGCGATCTGGTTCACAATTTCATTCGCCGCGCCCGACTCGCGAGAAATCTCCAGCATCCGAATATCGCCCGTCTCCATGATTTTGGCGAAGTGGAGGGGTCGTATTTCACAGCCACGGAGTACGTCATCGGGGTCGATTTCAGTCACCTTCTTCGGCGGCAGGTCGAACATTCGGACAAGCTGATGGCGCAACTTTCGGTTTACATTGTCCAGGAAGTCTTAGCGACACTAACGTATGCCCACGGCTGGGTCGATGTTGAGGGCGAGCACACACCGATTTTGCACCAGGGGATCAAGCCATCGAATGTCCTTGTAACGATGGACGGAAAAATCAAGGTGACGGACTATGGGCTCTCGCGCGTTTTCCTGGATGCTCCCTCGTTGGGTTCGGCGAATTTGCCAAAAGGAGATTCGTTTTTTGTCTCTCCGGAACAGCTTAAAGGCGGGGTCATCGACCGGAGATCCGATCTTTTTTCCCTTGGCGCGCTTCTGCTTTATCTCCTGTCGCAGCGCTTCATCACAGAAACCACCACGCGAGAGGAGTTCCTCGACCTGTTGCTGCTTGAAGATTTCTTCGAAGCCCTCAATTTCCGGGAGGACAAGGCCCAGCTGTTGAGAGATACGGTAATCCGAAGTCTCAGAGTGAATCGAAATGAGCGATTCCAGACGGCAACAGAGTTTTTGAAGGCCCTCGAACCCATCGTGCCTGCGGAAGTTCATCCTCAATTGGCGGCGCAACTTTCGACGCACGTCCAACGTGTGTTGGGAATTCGCTCTCACGAGACCGAAACCTTGCTCTGGGACGAAGAACTTCTCACCGAACCGGAAGGGATGTCGGAAACGGCTCCGGGTCCTTCGCCCAAACGGTGGACGGCGCGCTGGCGGGCTCCAATGGCTTTCATTGGAATCATCCTGGTCACCGCAGGGTATCTTGCGGCTCGCCGCCTTTCTCGATCCGAAAATGTTTCTGGGAGACAAAATGCAAAAATGGATCTCAAGGT
- a CDS encoding peptide chain release factor-like protein — translation MVQIYERDLIVERLRRSGPGGQHRNRRETGIRITHLPTGIVVLATERRSQDLNLQAALKRLQEKLKARMRKPVPRIGTKPSRASRETRLRSKKKRTTKKSDRRKIRPGQDDD, via the coding sequence GTGGTTCAAATCTACGAAAGAGATCTCATCGTTGAGAGACTTCGCCGCTCCGGCCCCGGCGGGCAACACCGAAACCGCAGAGAAACTGGAATTCGCATCACGCATCTTCCGACGGGAATCGTCGTTCTGGCCACGGAACGTCGCTCCCAAGACCTAAATCTTCAGGCGGCACTCAAACGGCTTCAGGAAAAGCTTAAAGCCCGGATGCGTAAACCCGTGCCGAGGATCGGTACCAAGCCGTCGCGGGCATCTCGCGAAACGCGCTTGCGGTCGAAAAAGAAACGGACGACGAAGAAGTCCGATCGCCGAAAAATTCGGCCGGGTCAGGATGACGATTGA
- a CDS encoding SUF system Fe-S cluster assembly regulator, translated as MVRLSRLTDYGIVLMTHFAGHTERLTHTARDLAAETHIPLPTVSKLLKLLARQGLLLSHRGMRGGYSLAKKPEEISVAHIVGALDGPVGLTDCTVHPGKCGQEETCPSRSHLQLISSVVHGALDQIVLSTMTRPAAKPIPLGMWNR; from the coding sequence ATGGTCCGCTTAAGTCGATTAACCGATTACGGAATTGTTTTGATGACGCACTTTGCCGGTCATACCGAACGTCTAACGCACACCGCTCGCGACCTGGCGGCGGAGACCCATATTCCTCTGCCCACCGTGAGCAAACTGTTGAAACTGCTCGCACGCCAGGGCCTGTTGCTCTCGCATCGGGGCATGCGCGGCGGCTATAGCCTCGCGAAAAAGCCCGAGGAGATCTCCGTGGCCCATATCGTGGGCGCTTTGGACGGTCCTGTCGGATTGACCGATTGTACGGTCCATCCGGGAAAATGCGGCCAGGAAGAGACCTGCCCTTCCCGCAGCCATCTTCAATTGATCAGCAGTGTGGTGCACGGCGCTCTCGACCAAATCGTCCTTTCGACAATGACCCGGCCCGCCGCAAAACCGATTCCGCTGGGGATGTGGAACCGATAG
- the sufB gene encoding Fe-S cluster assembly protein SufB: MPDDSNTQTLENLANREYKYGFVSAIESEAFPKGLSEEIIRAISAKKNEPEFMLDWRLRAYRHWLTMKEPNWANVHYPAINYQDIIYYSAPKSKKEGPKSLDEVDPELLAIYDKLGVPLKEREALAGIAVDAVFDSVSVATTFKEQLNKLGIIFCAFSEAVQNHPDLVQRYLGSVVPYTDNFFATLNSAVFSDGSFCYVPKGVRCPMELSTYFRINAANTGQFERTLIVAEEGAYVSYLEGCTAPMRDENQLHAAVVELVALDNAQIKYSTVQNWYPGDKNGKGGIFNFVTKRGKCVGINSKISWTQVETGSAITWKYPSCILQGDNSVGEFYSVALTNNYQQADTGTKMIHIGKNTRSTIISKGISAGHGQNSYRGLVKILKGASNARNYSQCDSLLMGDKCGAHTFPYVEVSNSSSRMEHEATTSKIGDDQLFYCRQRGMSEEDAVTMIVNGFCKEVFRELPMEFAVEAQKLLGVSLEGAVG, encoded by the coding sequence ATGCCCGACGATTCAAACACGCAGACGCTCGAAAATCTCGCCAACCGGGAATACAAGTACGGTTTCGTCTCCGCGATTGAATCGGAAGCTTTCCCGAAAGGGTTGAGCGAAGAGATCATCCGCGCGATCTCCGCGAAAAAGAACGAACCGGAATTCATGCTCGATTGGCGCCTTCGTGCTTACCGCCACTGGCTGACGATGAAGGAGCCGAATTGGGCCAACGTTCACTACCCGGCCATCAACTATCAGGACATCATTTACTATTCGGCTCCGAAATCGAAAAAGGAAGGCCCCAAAAGCCTCGATGAGGTCGATCCCGAGCTTCTGGCCATTTACGACAAACTCGGAGTTCCGCTCAAAGAGCGGGAGGCGCTCGCCGGCATCGCCGTCGACGCCGTTTTCGACAGTGTTTCCGTGGCCACGACCTTTAAAGAACAGCTTAACAAGCTTGGAATCATTTTTTGCGCATTCTCCGAAGCGGTTCAAAACCACCCCGATCTCGTTCAAAGATATCTCGGCTCGGTCGTGCCTTACACGGATAACTTTTTCGCCACCCTTAATTCGGCGGTCTTTTCCGACGGCTCGTTTTGCTACGTTCCCAAAGGGGTCCGTTGCCCGATGGAATTGTCGACGTATTTTCGAATCAATGCGGCCAACACCGGGCAATTCGAACGAACTCTGATCGTGGCGGAGGAAGGGGCGTACGTGAGTTACCTCGAAGGCTGTACGGCGCCGATGCGGGATGAAAATCAATTGCACGCGGCCGTGGTTGAATTGGTGGCCCTCGATAACGCCCAGATCAAGTATTCGACGGTGCAGAACTGGTATCCGGGAGACAAGAACGGAAAGGGCGGCATTTTCAATTTTGTGACCAAGCGTGGAAAGTGCGTCGGCATAAACTCGAAAATTTCGTGGACCCAGGTGGAGACCGGCTCGGCCATCACCTGGAAATACCCGAGCTGCATTCTGCAAGGCGACAACTCGGTCGGCGAATTCTATTCCGTCGCTTTGACGAACAACTACCAACAGGCCGACACCGGAACGAAGATGATTCATATCGGAAAAAACACACGAAGCACGATCATCTCGAAAGGTATCTCCGCCGGACACGGCCAGAATTCCTATCGCGGCCTCGTGAAAATTCTCAAGGGCGCTTCGAACGCGCGCAACTATTCGCAATGCGACTCGCTTCTCATGGGCGACAAGTGCGGCGCGCACACGTTTCCGTACGTGGAAGTGAGCAACAGCTCTTCTCGGATGGAACATGAAGCGACGACGTCCAAAATCGGCGACGACCAGCTCTTTTATTGCCGCCAACGGGGGATGTCGGAAGAGGATGCCGTGACGATGATTGTGAATGGGTTCTGCAAAGAAGTGTTTCGCGAGTTGCCGATGGAGTTCGCCGTGGAAGCGCAGAAATTGCTCGGAGTGAGCCTGGAAGGAGCCGTAGGATAA
- the sufC gene encoding Fe-S cluster assembly ATPase SufC translates to MLEIKNLHAQVEGKKILKGINLTILPGEVHAIMGPNASGKSTLANVLAGRETFEVTAGEVIYLGRNLLAMSPEDRAREGVFLAFQYPVEIPGVNNLYFLKAAVNAVRKHRGQPELDAMDFLTLAKEKMKFVELDESLLNRPVNEGFSGGEKKRNEIFHMAVLDPKFAILDETDSGLDIDALRVVANGVNRLRNPQRGILLVTHYQRLLNYIVPDKVHVLVDGQIVLSGDKSLALELEKKGYGWIVQENHGKPERMSA, encoded by the coding sequence ATGCTGGAGATCAAGAATTTACACGCGCAGGTGGAAGGGAAAAAGATCCTCAAAGGGATCAATCTGACGATTTTACCGGGGGAAGTTCACGCCATCATGGGCCCGAACGCCTCGGGCAAAAGTACGCTCGCCAACGTTCTGGCCGGCCGGGAAACGTTCGAGGTCACGGCCGGTGAAGTCATATACTTAGGCAGGAACCTCCTCGCCATGTCTCCCGAAGATCGAGCGCGGGAAGGCGTATTCCTCGCGTTTCAATATCCCGTGGAGATCCCCGGCGTGAACAATCTTTATTTCCTAAAAGCGGCCGTCAACGCCGTCCGCAAGCATCGAGGCCAGCCGGAACTCGACGCCATGGATTTTCTCACTCTGGCAAAAGAGAAAATGAAGTTCGTGGAACTCGACGAGAGTCTTCTCAACCGGCCCGTGAACGAGGGGTTCTCCGGAGGAGAAAAGAAACGGAACGAGATTTTTCACATGGCCGTGTTGGACCCGAAATTCGCGATCCTTGACGAAACCGATTCGGGACTGGATATCGATGCGCTTCGCGTCGTGGCGAACGGAGTGAACAGGCTTCGCAATCCCCAGCGGGGCATTCTTTTGGTGACGCACTATCAGCGGCTGCTCAACTACATTGTCCCCGATAAAGTGCACGTTCTCGTGGACGGGCAGATCGTCCTGTCGGGAGATAAGAGTTTGGCGCTCGAGCTCGAAAAAAAGGGTTACGGCTGGATCGTCCAGGAAAATCACGGCAAGCCGGAACGGATGTCGGCATAA
- the sufD gene encoding Fe-S cluster assembly protein SufD, giving the protein MTMERDHYRAEFESQAFAPGPAWLKPIRRKAMDRFLDLGFPTTRDEEWKYTNVAPIARLPFRYAANGSNQVTKDVLFHFTFGDAVPNQLVFINGRLSKQWSKLGNLPSGVQATSLSETWESERKVLEDHFQDSAGTDAFYDLNTSFFEDAALVVLPKGTVLSEPIHLMFVSAPGQNETVSYPRIFLCLEEGSKATVIESYFGLDHQIYFTNSVTESFLENGAALDHYKIQRESETAYHVSSHRVRQERNSLFSSHSISLGAAITRNDITSVLAAEGADCTLNGLYMVSGKQLVDNHTTIDHAKPHGTSRELYKGILDEEARGVFNGKILVRKDAQKTNAQQTNRNLLLSEHALVDTKPQLEIHADDVKCAHGATIGQLDEEALYYLRARGVGLEAARNLLTYAFGNELVHDIPVAPVRVNLECLLASRFAQTHHKSAA; this is encoded by the coding sequence ATGACCATGGAACGCGACCATTATCGGGCTGAATTCGAATCCCAGGCGTTCGCGCCCGGACCGGCGTGGTTGAAGCCGATCCGGCGAAAAGCCATGGACCGTTTTCTCGACCTCGGCTTTCCCACAACGCGAGATGAAGAATGGAAATACACCAATGTCGCCCCGATCGCCCGCCTCCCCTTTCGATACGCGGCGAATGGTTCGAACCAAGTAACGAAAGATGTTCTTTTTCACTTTACGTTCGGCGATGCGGTGCCGAACCAGCTGGTGTTCATCAACGGCCGCCTCTCGAAGCAATGGTCGAAGCTCGGAAACCTGCCCTCGGGCGTGCAAGCGACATCCCTTTCCGAAACATGGGAGAGCGAGCGCAAGGTTCTGGAAGACCACTTTCAGGATTCCGCCGGAACCGACGCGTTTTATGATCTCAATACTTCCTTCTTTGAGGATGCGGCTTTGGTCGTACTTCCGAAGGGAACCGTCTTGAGCGAACCGATTCATCTTATGTTCGTGTCGGCGCCGGGCCAAAATGAGACGGTCTCCTACCCTCGAATTTTCTTGTGCCTGGAAGAAGGATCCAAAGCGACGGTGATTGAGAGTTACTTTGGCCTGGATCATCAGATCTATTTCACAAACAGTGTTACCGAGAGTTTTCTGGAAAACGGAGCCGCTCTCGACCATTACAAGATTCAACGGGAGAGCGAGACGGCGTATCACGTCTCGAGTCACCGGGTTCGGCAGGAACGGAACAGCCTCTTCTCCTCGCATTCGATTTCCTTGGGGGCGGCTATTACGCGAAATGACATTACGTCGGTTCTTGCGGCGGAAGGGGCCGATTGCACGCTGAACGGTCTCTATATGGTATCGGGGAAGCAATTGGTCGATAACCACACGACGATCGACCACGCCAAACCGCATGGGACGAGCCGGGAATTGTACAAAGGGATCCTGGACGAAGAGGCGCGCGGCGTTTTCAACGGCAAGATTTTGGTCCGAAAGGACGCCCAAAAAACCAACGCTCAACAGACCAATCGAAATTTACTTTTGTCCGAGCATGCGTTGGTCGACACCAAACCCCAGCTTGAAATTCACGCCGACGATGTAAAATGCGCTCACGGCGCCACGATCGGCCAGCTGGACGAAGAAGCGCTTTACTATCTTCGTGCCCGGGGAGTCGGCTTGGAAGCGGCCCGAAATCTTTTGACCTACGCCTTTGGAAATGAATTGGTTCACGATATCCCCGTGGCGCCGGTGAGGGTCAACCTCGAGTGCCTTCTCGCCTCCCGCTTCGCCCAAACGCATCACAAATCCGCGGCATGA
- a CDS encoding cysteine desulfurase — MSSVISKTGIGRALDVERIRRDFPILHQKVRGKPLVYLDSAASAQKPQVVIDAETNFYETYYSNIHRGLHTLSEKATKAYEDTRATCQRFLNVADERQIVFVRSTTEGINLVAQTFGRQRIQAGDEVLITAMEHHSNIVPWQMLCEEKKAHLKIAPINDDGEILLDEFVKLLCPRTKIVSIVHVSNTLGTINPVREMIQAAHRKGIPVLVDGAQAVPHLAVDVRDLDCDFYVFSGHKLFGPTGSGVLYGKTEHLEAMPPYQGGGDMILSVSFEKTIYKVPPGKFEAGTPNIAGVIGLGAAIDYVAQIGYEAIGAHERELLQYAVKRLSGIRELRLIGTAKEKSGILSFVLKGIHPHDIGTILDQEGVAIRAGHHCTEPLMKRFQVPATARASLSIYNTKADIDALVAAVQKTIEVFGA; from the coding sequence ATGAGTTCGGTTATCTCCAAAACAGGTATCGGGCGCGCGCTGGATGTGGAACGAATTCGGCGCGATTTTCCGATTCTCCATCAAAAAGTCAGGGGAAAACCGCTGGTTTATTTGGACAGCGCCGCCAGCGCCCAAAAACCGCAGGTCGTCATCGATGCCGAAACGAACTTTTACGAAACCTATTATTCGAATATTCATCGCGGCCTTCACACACTGAGTGAAAAGGCCACCAAGGCTTACGAAGACACCCGCGCGACGTGCCAACGGTTTCTGAATGTAGCGGACGAAAGGCAAATCGTTTTTGTCCGAAGTACGACGGAAGGTATCAACCTTGTAGCGCAAACCTTCGGGCGACAGCGGATTCAAGCCGGAGACGAAGTGTTGATCACGGCGATGGAACATCATTCCAACATCGTTCCGTGGCAGATGCTCTGCGAGGAAAAGAAAGCCCATTTGAAAATCGCGCCGATCAACGATGACGGCGAGATTCTCTTGGACGAATTCGTAAAGCTCCTGTGTCCACGAACCAAAATCGTTTCCATCGTGCATGTTTCCAACACGCTCGGCACGATTAATCCCGTCAGAGAGATGATCCAAGCGGCACATCGAAAAGGGATTCCCGTCCTCGTCGACGGCGCTCAGGCGGTCCCTCACCTTGCCGTCGACGTCCGGGATCTCGATTGCGATTTTTATGTTTTTTCCGGTCATAAACTTTTCGGCCCGACCGGTTCGGGCGTCCTTTATGGAAAGACCGAACATTTGGAAGCCATGCCGCCGTATCAAGGCGGAGGCGACATGATCCTTTCCGTCTCGTTCGAAAAAACCATTTACAAAGTCCCGCCCGGGAAGTTCGAAGCCGGCACGCCGAACATTGCCGGCGTGATCGGATTGGGAGCCGCAATCGATTATGTAGCGCAAATTGGGTACGAAGCGATCGGGGCCCATGAACGCGAACTTCTTCAGTACGCCGTCAAACGGCTTTCCGGCATTCGCGAGTTGCGGCTCATCGGAACGGCCAAGGAGAAAAGCGGAATACTCTCGTTCGTTTTGAAAGGAATTCATCCGCACGACATCGGCACCATTCTGGATCAGGAAGGGGTCGCCATTCGCGCCGGACATCATTGCACGGAACCGCTGATGAAACGCTTTCAAGTGCCGGCCACGGCGCGCGCATCGCTTTCCATCTACAACACAAAAGCGGACATTGATGCGTTGGTGGCGGCGGTTCAAAAAACCATTGAGGTTTTCGGCGCATGA
- a CDS encoding SUF system NifU family Fe-S cluster assembly protein — protein sequence MTDARDLYQEVILDHYKRPRNFGPLPDADHKANGHNPLCGDRVTIYLSLKGDTLREVHFEGSGCAISTASASIMTEALKGKTQKEAEKLFDTFHNLVTGKPAESSNLGKLAAFSGVSEYPARVKCASLAWHTLKAALENKNATVTTEKEI from the coding sequence ATGACGGACGCGCGCGATCTGTATCAGGAAGTCATCCTGGATCATTACAAGCGTCCCCGGAATTTCGGCCCCTTGCCGGACGCCGATCACAAAGCCAACGGCCATAATCCATTGTGCGGGGACCGAGTCACGATTTATTTATCTTTGAAAGGCGACACGCTGCGGGAGGTTCATTTTGAAGGGAGCGGATGCGCGATTTCCACCGCTTCCGCTTCCATCATGACCGAAGCGCTCAAGGGAAAGACCCAAAAGGAAGCGGAGAAGCTTTTTGATACGTTTCACAATCTCGTCACAGGTAAACCGGCGGAATCGTCCAATCTTGGGAAACTCGCGGCGTTCTCCGGCGTAAGTGAATATCCCGCGCGGGTGAAATGCGCCAGCCTCGCGTGGCATACACTGAAAGCGGCTCTCGAAAACAAGAACGCAACCGTCACAACCGAAAAAGAGATTTGA
- a CDS encoding glycoside hydrolase family 15 protein, giving the protein MAERGDKIPHLNYGAIGNGRVLALVSPEASIDWLCLPRFDSPSIFARLLDQDKGGSFKIESAGEAKSSRTDYIQNTNVLRTRIECADGSFDVIDFCPRVNRGLTMEVPLELHRLVVPREGSPPLRVHFDPRPDYARSPFEVIPGQGVIELRNGSARFYLHTNAPVTYVRNRQPFQLSEPTYFVLAYGAPSSINSSAAVQQLLDLTIATWRTWVKTCALPSFAAETVLRSALCLKLHIFEDTGAIIAAATTSIPEALGTERTWDYRYCWLRDAAFVVEALRRLSHLAEGEAFVRFLLEVAQEGPLQPVYGIGGEKVLPEERLDHLHGFAGCKPVRIGNAAYLQKQHDLMGEIILCLETLMTDERIVHEKTDRLMRLVERLVEESIKLAPLKDTGPWEFRTLEQDHTFSKVMCWVAAHRGAELAARFGNPATVERWSSWAKAFGEEILRRGYNPRLGFFTQILDGENPDASNLLLPTLGIIDPRDPRFQSTVEAYERLLVRNGWMLRYKNRDDFGETTSAFSICSFWWAEALALAGHLDRAVELFQRLVTYANPLGLFSEDVDPTTGKLLGNFPQAYTHVGLIHAAITIGELLEARDAKFRAWT; this is encoded by the coding sequence ATGGCCGAAAGGGGAGATAAGATCCCGCATCTTAATTACGGCGCCATTGGGAACGGCCGCGTACTCGCTTTGGTCTCCCCGGAAGCGAGTATCGACTGGCTCTGCCTGCCGCGATTTGACAGTCCATCGATCTTTGCCCGCCTATTGGATCAAGACAAAGGCGGCTCCTTCAAGATCGAAAGCGCGGGGGAAGCAAAAAGCTCGCGAACCGATTACATCCAAAATACCAACGTACTTCGCACGCGGATCGAATGTGCGGACGGGAGTTTCGACGTCATCGATTTTTGTCCTCGTGTGAATCGGGGCTTGACGATGGAGGTTCCACTCGAGCTCCATCGTCTTGTCGTACCGCGAGAAGGAAGTCCTCCACTCCGAGTCCATTTCGACCCTCGGCCCGATTACGCCAGATCCCCGTTTGAAGTGATTCCGGGCCAGGGGGTGATCGAGCTCCGTAACGGATCGGCTCGCTTTTATCTGCATACCAATGCGCCGGTCACTTATGTGCGGAATCGCCAACCGTTTCAGCTTTCAGAACCGACCTATTTCGTTCTCGCGTATGGCGCCCCCAGTAGCATCAACTCGTCGGCCGCAGTTCAACAGCTGCTCGATCTCACAATCGCCACTTGGCGGACCTGGGTGAAGACCTGCGCGTTACCCTCATTTGCCGCCGAAACAGTCTTGCGCTCCGCCCTCTGCCTCAAACTGCACATTTTTGAAGATACGGGTGCCATCATTGCAGCCGCCACGACAAGCATTCCCGAAGCTTTGGGAACGGAGAGGACGTGGGACTATCGCTATTGTTGGCTTCGTGACGCGGCTTTTGTCGTGGAGGCACTCCGGCGTTTGAGCCATCTCGCAGAAGGAGAAGCCTTTGTAAGATTCCTTCTGGAGGTTGCGCAAGAGGGTCCGCTCCAACCGGTGTACGGGATCGGAGGGGAAAAAGTCTTGCCCGAAGAACGGCTGGATCACCTGCACGGCTTTGCGGGTTGCAAACCGGTTCGGATCGGCAATGCAGCCTACCTTCAGAAGCAACACGATCTGATGGGAGAAATTATTCTCTGTCTTGAAACACTCATGACCGACGAGCGCATTGTGCATGAAAAGACCGACAGGCTGATGCGGCTGGTGGAAAGGTTGGTGGAGGAATCGATTAAGCTTGCACCCTTGAAAGATACGGGCCCTTGGGAATTTCGAACCTTGGAGCAGGATCATACGTTTTCCAAAGTCATGTGTTGGGTTGCGGCTCATCGAGGAGCGGAGCTCGCGGCGCGGTTTGGAAACCCGGCTACGGTCGAGCGATGGTCATCGTGGGCCAAGGCCTTTGGAGAGGAGATTCTTCGGCGGGGATACAACCCGCGGCTTGGCTTTTTCACACAGATCTTGGACGGAGAAAATCCCGATGCATCGAATCTCCTCCTCCCGACATTGGGGATCATCGATCCGCGCGATCCACGTTTCCAGTCGACCGTCGAAGCATACGAACGCCTACTTGTCCGGAACGGCTGGATGCTTCGTTACAAGAACCGGGACGATTTCGGCGAAACCACGAGTGCTTTCTCGATCTGTTCCTTTTGGTGGGCGGAAGCTTTGGCGCTGGCCGGCCATCTCGACCGGGCAGTGGAACTTTTCCAACGTCTCGTTACGTACGCCAATCCGCTCGGCCTTTTCTCGGAGGATGTTGATCCGACGACGGGTAAACTGCTGGGAAATTTTCCGCAGGCCTATACTCACGTCGGTCTGATCCATGCTGCCATTACGATCGGTGAGCTTCTCGAAGCTAGAGACGCAAAGTTCCGTGCCTGGACTTAA